Proteins encoded together in one Alteribacter keqinensis window:
- the rsmD gene encoding 16S rRNA (guanine(966)-N(2))-methyltransferase RsmD, protein MRVISGKNKGVSLKAVPGDSTRPTTDKVKESIFNMIGPYFEGGTVLDLYGGAGGLGIEALSRGVEKAVFVDRDFKAIQSIRANIAACGLKSRTEVYKNDARRALQALVKREKQFTFIFLDPPYAKQQIPEELSFISNNDLLEENGKIIAEHDVRVSLDDTYETLVKVREEKYGDTVISIYMHGKGEKEDE, encoded by the coding sequence ATGAGAGTGATCAGCGGTAAAAATAAAGGTGTGTCTTTAAAAGCCGTACCTGGTGATTCGACACGGCCGACAACAGATAAAGTAAAAGAATCCATATTTAATATGATCGGACCCTATTTTGAAGGGGGAACGGTTCTCGATCTCTATGGCGGAGCAGGAGGGCTTGGCATCGAAGCCCTGAGCCGTGGAGTTGAGAAAGCAGTGTTTGTCGACAGAGACTTTAAGGCGATTCAGAGCATACGCGCCAACATCGCTGCCTGCGGGCTGAAGTCCCGGACTGAAGTTTATAAAAATGATGCCAGACGTGCCCTTCAGGCTCTTGTAAAGCGGGAAAAACAATTCACGTTTATCTTCCTCGACCCGCCTTATGCAAAACAGCAGATCCCTGAAGAACTCAGCTTTATCTCAAACAATGACCTTCTTGAAGAGAATGGGAAGATCATTGCAGAGCACGATGTAAGGGTTAGCCTGGATGATACATACGAAACACTTGTGAAAGTACGAGAGGAGAAATACGGTGACACAGTGATATCCATTTACATGCACGGGAAGGGAGAAAAAGAAGATGAGTAA
- a CDS encoding YlbG family protein: MIGNRVGLAVWIQSLKHVKQLRRFGNIHYVSRKMKYVVLYCDGEKVEQTMEKLESYHFVKRVSMSMRPWLNTEFQNSKPDKAKEYDYKMGL; this comes from the coding sequence GTGATTGGAAATCGTGTCGGACTGGCTGTCTGGATTCAGTCGCTGAAGCACGTGAAACAGCTGCGGCGATTTGGAAACATTCATTACGTTTCAAGAAAAATGAAATACGTTGTGCTGTATTGCGACGGGGAAAAAGTGGAACAGACGATGGAAAAGCTGGAATCCTACCACTTTGTCAAACGTGTCTCCATGTCCATGCGCCCCTGGCTCAACACGGAATTTCAAAATTCCAAGCCTGACAAAGCAAAAGAGTATGACTATAAAATGGGATTATAA
- a CDS encoding YlbF family regulator has translation MITTATSADVLHSAYDLGDFVTSSEVYVDYIDAKKRMDKDKEAARLVSEFLKLKEDYDEVQRFGKYHPDYKRVTKEVREAKRMVDLHDSIAEYKKAEKELESMLRDVSLIIADTVSKSVKVPTGNPFFDQDGCSGGCGSGGSCGCS, from the coding sequence ATGATTACTACAGCAACAAGTGCAGACGTCCTCCATTCTGCTTACGATCTCGGAGACTTTGTTACTTCATCAGAAGTGTACGTTGATTATATAGATGCAAAAAAACGGATGGATAAGGATAAAGAGGCGGCACGCCTCGTCAGTGAATTCCTGAAACTTAAGGAAGATTACGACGAAGTCCAGCGTTTTGGGAAGTACCACCCTGACTACAAACGGGTGACAAAAGAAGTCCGGGAAGCTAAGCGAATGGTGGATCTGCATGATTCGATTGCAGAATATAAAAAAGCGGAAAAAGAGCTTGAAAGTATGCTCCGCGACGTAAGTCTGATTATCGCTGATACGGTATCCAAAAGCGTGAAGGTGCCTACAGGAAATCCGTTCTTTGACCAGGACGGGTGCAGTGGCGGATGTGGTTCCGGAGGCAGCTGCGGCTGCTCCTGA
- the uvsE gene encoding UV DNA damage repair endonuclease UvsE produces the protein MIVRFGYVAMSMSLTNASPSHTMTAAQFEKLDNRNAAIRKLERISIKNIENCKRLIKHNAAHDIALFRLSSRLVPLAGHPLTEGWKWDRAIRPALAELGELITRHRIRTGFHPDHYTVLNTTDDDVFKRSLQVLMYHYRLLKGMNQAPRHRCVLHIGGKKQGVEKGLETFIERFQDIPVTLSEMLILENDDTNYTVEHALYLGEKLGIPVVFDLHHHDVNGGTPVETFWDRVAGTWDGSDLPVKIHISSPREHPMDKSHADYINVNRIWSFLQEINGSVDVLDVMIEAKKKDEALFRLMSEIKGYPGVKMANQSSIEM, from the coding sequence ATGATTGTCAGGTTCGGATACGTTGCAATGAGTATGTCTCTTACAAATGCTTCCCCTTCCCATACGATGACGGCCGCCCAGTTTGAGAAGCTGGATAACCGGAATGCTGCTATCCGTAAGCTTGAGAGAATTTCGATTAAAAATATTGAGAACTGCAAAAGGCTCATTAAACATAACGCAGCCCATGATATCGCTTTATTTCGTCTATCATCCCGACTCGTTCCTCTGGCAGGACACCCTCTGACTGAAGGGTGGAAGTGGGATAGGGCGATTCGCCCTGCACTGGCGGAGCTGGGAGAGCTGATTACGAGGCACAGGATCCGTACAGGGTTTCACCCGGATCATTACACAGTCCTTAATACGACCGACGATGATGTGTTCAAGCGCTCACTTCAGGTTCTTATGTATCACTACCGTCTTTTAAAAGGGATGAATCAAGCCCCCCGTCACAGGTGTGTGCTTCATATTGGCGGGAAGAAACAAGGAGTGGAAAAAGGACTTGAAACGTTTATTGAACGGTTTCAGGACATACCGGTAACCCTTAGTGAGATGCTGATCCTTGAAAATGACGATACGAATTATACGGTAGAGCATGCCCTCTATCTCGGGGAGAAGCTTGGAATACCGGTTGTGTTCGATCTTCACCATCATGATGTAAACGGAGGGACGCCGGTTGAAACGTTTTGGGACCGGGTTGCCGGCACGTGGGACGGAAGTGATCTCCCAGTTAAGATACACATATCCAGTCCAAGAGAGCATCCCATGGACAAAAGTCACGCAGATTATATTAATGTAAACAGAATCTGGTCTTTCCTGCAGGAAATCAACGGGAGTGTGGACGTTTTGGATGTGATGATTGAAGCAAAGAAAAAGGATGAAGCCCTGTTCAGGCTTATGAGTGAGATCAAGGGATATCCGGGTGTGAAGATGGCGAACCAATCAAGTATTGAAATGTAA
- a CDS encoding DNA repair helicase XPB has protein sequence MNPERPLLVQADRMIYVQTNHREYKIIHPVIQEIADLIKTPSAIHVYRMSEYSIWYACEQGITYEELASFLTDFSKVNPPHALLDWIKEQCERFNLLEIIKGKKGKLYIVSKKKGLLISLFCEKEEVLITKDGYEAMAIRPADRSRIKQTLMDAGYPVRDSGGYEEGTEASISLKPEVMLRPYQREACESLIKRRHLDGGNGVIVLPCGAGKTIVGLAIMAEIKQEVLVLTPNDTSLRQWEREIKNKTTVKEGSVGIYRPGQQTMFPITITTYQMLTHRKSKNGSFSHLPLFQNRRWGLIIYDEVHLLPAPLFRFAALLHSTRRVGLTATCVREDKKEKDIFSLIGPKRYEAGIQMLEQNHWIAKPVCKEIRVQFSEEDAVAHWYKSKREQFRHASENLKKLDVLETLLERHQGEKIIVIGSYLNQLKQVRERTGFPLITGETPKEERERLFQAFRDSKVTTLILSKVANLALDLPDAQVGIQLSGAYGSRQEEAQRIGRLLRLSDKGRSVTFYSLVTAGTKEEERAGNRQLFMIEQGYEYESEEWTS, from the coding sequence ATGAATCCGGAAAGGCCCCTTTTAGTACAAGCTGACAGGATGATCTATGTTCAGACAAACCACAGAGAATACAAAATCATTCATCCTGTCATTCAGGAAATTGCTGATCTTATAAAAACACCTTCAGCTATTCATGTTTACCGGATGAGTGAATATTCTATCTGGTATGCCTGCGAGCAGGGAATTACCTATGAAGAACTGGCTTCTTTTTTAACTGATTTCTCCAAGGTGAATCCCCCACATGCGCTTTTGGACTGGATAAAAGAGCAGTGTGAACGTTTTAACCTTTTGGAAATAATTAAAGGAAAAAAAGGTAAGCTGTACATCGTTTCAAAGAAAAAGGGATTACTTATTTCTTTGTTCTGTGAAAAAGAAGAGGTTCTTATCACAAAAGACGGTTACGAAGCCATGGCCATCCGGCCTGCTGACAGAAGCAGAATAAAACAGACACTTATGGACGCAGGATACCCGGTCAGAGATTCCGGAGGATACGAAGAAGGCACGGAAGCTTCCATCAGCCTTAAGCCGGAAGTTATGTTAAGACCCTATCAGAGAGAAGCCTGTGAATCCCTGATAAAGAGAAGGCATCTGGACGGGGGGAACGGGGTGATCGTTCTTCCATGCGGTGCCGGAAAAACGATCGTCGGTTTAGCAATCATGGCAGAGATCAAACAGGAAGTCCTTGTATTAACACCTAATGATACATCTCTCAGGCAGTGGGAGAGGGAAATTAAAAACAAAACGACAGTAAAGGAAGGGTCAGTCGGCATATACAGACCGGGGCAGCAGACGATGTTCCCGATTACCATTACAACGTATCAGATGCTGACCCACAGGAAATCGAAGAACGGCAGCTTTTCTCATCTTCCCCTCTTTCAGAATCGCAGGTGGGGACTGATTATTTATGATGAAGTCCACCTGCTTCCGGCACCACTGTTTCGCTTTGCGGCTCTTCTGCACAGCACAAGGCGGGTGGGGCTGACGGCAACGTGTGTACGTGAGGATAAAAAAGAAAAAGATATTTTCAGTCTCATCGGCCCGAAACGGTATGAGGCAGGGATTCAGATGCTTGAACAAAATCATTGGATTGCAAAGCCTGTATGTAAAGAAATAAGAGTACAGTTCAGTGAAGAAGACGCAGTGGCACACTGGTATAAAAGTAAGCGTGAACAGTTCCGTCATGCGAGTGAAAACCTGAAGAAACTTGACGTTCTGGAAACACTTCTTGAAAGACATCAGGGAGAAAAAATAATCGTTATCGGGAGCTATCTCAACCAGCTCAAACAGGTGAGAGAGCGTACAGGCTTTCCTCTTATTACAGGGGAGACGCCTAAAGAAGAACGGGAACGGCTGTTTCAGGCTTTCAGGGATTCAAAAGTCACAACGCTTATTCTGAGCAAAGTAGCCAACCTTGCACTCGATTTGCCCGATGCCCAGGTTGGGATTCAGCTCTCCGGGGCGTACGGGTCCCGTCAGGAAGAAGCACAGCGTATCGGCAGACTTTTGCGGCTGTCTGACAAAGGCAGGAGTGTAACGTTTTACTCCTTGGTCACCGCGGGCACAAAGGAAGAGGAAAGGGCAGGAAACCGGCAGCTTTTTATGATCGAGCAAGGCTATGAGTATGAATCAGAGGAGTGGACATCGTGA
- a CDS encoding YlbE-like family protein, with protein sequence MRTEVIQHIRTQPELWKYLRMHPEWYRKLGRNPGLLSEMEKEAKVFYGKTFPQRMDRIQNNVNLAAMLFDMVRQMGQQQ encoded by the coding sequence ATGAGAACAGAAGTCATCCAGCATATCAGGACCCAGCCCGAACTATGGAAGTACTTGAGAATGCACCCGGAATGGTACAGGAAATTAGGGAGAAATCCTGGTTTATTAAGTGAGATGGAAAAAGAAGCAAAGGTATTCTACGGAAAAACCTTTCCACAGAGAATGGACCGTATTCAAAACAATGTCAATCTGGCAGCTATGCTGTTTGATATGGTGAGACAAATGGGACAGCAGCAGTAG
- a CDS encoding YlbD family protein: MGKSLHPDVLKFKAFVKENPHVLRDVKAKEKALQDLYEEWVLFGEDDPVWEEYKTGSVTGTKTTQTPEEESEEGSASPKSAATAAGILSMIKSMNMNDLQIQLTQFNGALTSIQQLLSTFRPDSSGPSNTNTSSSPFSYKED, translated from the coding sequence TTGGGAAAGTCATTGCATCCTGATGTTTTGAAATTTAAAGCGTTTGTTAAAGAAAACCCACACGTGCTGCGGGATGTGAAAGCAAAGGAAAAAGCACTTCAGGACCTTTATGAAGAATGGGTGTTATTCGGAGAAGACGACCCGGTTTGGGAAGAGTATAAGACCGGATCTGTTACCGGGACCAAAACGACTCAAACTCCAGAGGAGGAGTCTGAAGAAGGTTCAGCTTCACCAAAGTCAGCAGCAACCGCTGCCGGTATTCTGTCAATGATTAAATCAATGAATATGAATGATCTGCAAATTCAGCTTACACAATTTAACGGTGCCCTTACATCCATCCAGCAGCTCTTATCCACATTCAGGCCCGATTCATCCGGACCTTCCAATACGAATACCTCATCGTCCCCGTTTTCTTATAAAGAAGATTAA